The region CATTTCATTTAATAAAGATGAAATTGCTTCAGAATCTGGTTGGAATAAGTCAGTGAAGTGCGTTCTGCAGCGTTGCTAAAATTGCTTTCATGAATCATTAGAAACAAATAATACTCTCACTCGGAGGAGAGGCGtgtctttctcctatgtttctgcatGTTGAACATTTTAATTCTAGCCCCTTAATTCACGCTTCACTTCATTTTGAGGTTTTCCAAATCTGTAGAAACAAGTGCattgacattctgttttctaactGCGATATCTAATACAGGAAGAAGTGACTCCTCCCACAGAAGTGAGCATTTTGTATCAAGAGTCAAGGGTCAGTTTCTTTCCTAAATTCGCGTTTTGGTAAAGGATTCTCCCCCTCATCCAAAGTTCGTCTTGGTATATATGTCCTTAGCACCATTTCCGACTTTTACGAAGATCCTTATTTGAGAAGTTTTGCCAGTTGGTACAGAGGAAAATAAGTACTTCAGTGTCGCTTGTAAATTTCATTCTCAtgagtttattcttttctttttagcaatATGAACTCTCACTTTTTTGTTCAGTACTCAATTACTTGCTGAAAATAGATATAGTACCTGCTCGTTAGTCTGTGCTTTTTCTGATTATTACATTACGTAGCCTGTGAGCTCATTCTGCATGTGGGGGTCGTTCTCCCTGAGTACAACCTTAACTCATATCAGAGCCGGGCAGTTTCCACGGGGCACAAATAGCAACTATTCCTCCTGTGATGACTCTGCAGAGGAAAACCCGCCCACTGAATGAGGAGGTTCCTGCCTCTGAGCTTCACATTTTCAATGATTTCTTttaatgttgttttccttttcttgtccttCTCATATTTCCATTAGGCATATTTACACATTTTCTAGTTGTCCCATAGCCCTTATatattctcttctctctctttttttttctttcagtttttttctattgGCTTTCAAGTTTTTGAAGTTTATATTGATATACCCTCAAGGTCAGCAATTGTTTCTCAGCTGTTGCAGTCTCCTCATAAGCCCATTAAAGGCATtcttagggctggcctgtggctcagttgggagagtgtggtgctggtaacaccaaggccacgggttcggatccctatatagggatggccggtttgctcacttgggagagcgtggtgctcacaacaccaagtcaagggtgaagatccccttaactggtcatctttgaaaagaaaaaaaaaaaaaaaaaagaatttgtgggCCTTTGGTTACAGAATAgatttgtttttgcttcttttggaataaaaaaggatagtcttttacacaatgtttcaataaaaatgttaaaagcagacatttttttaattaaaggtcATGGAGCAAGATATTTGCAGGCATTGCCATAGTCCCCCCTTTAACTGTATATGTTTCCTATGTCTGAGATAGGGGAACACAGACCTTCCTACTCCCAACTTAATAAGAAGAGACCTTTATGAGTCTGTTAAATCAATCTCCCTCCTGTGCCAAGGAGCAAATGGTTATCTGGTGCCGTCAGAGAGCTGCAGACCCCAGGTGGGATATTTTACCTGAGGGCTCTCACAACACCAGTCCACTGCGGCTCCTTGAAGCCATTGCCCAGCCACCTGGTACCACAGCATCACAGAGAGTGATGCCATAGAAAGAGATGTTCTGCCTCATGCTCAGTTCTGGGGATTGCTCCCAGATTGCTCCACTGGCCAGACCTACACTTGACTTCTTTCTACTCACTGGGAGGATTAgcttcctctgccttcctctgtctttgtccatcttgtgtttctataacagaatacctaagactgggtaatttataatgagcagaaatttatttagctcctgattctagaagctgggaactccaagatcaaggggccacatctggtgagggtgttctGCTGTGTCGTCCTGTGGctgaaggcagaagggcaagagagggcaagagtgacacagcaagagagagaagggaagggtgCTGAACTCAtctttttatcaggaacccacctGGGAAATAACTAACTTACTCCCGAGATAacatcattaattcattcatgagggcagagtccacATAacctaattactttttaaatgtttcgTCTCTAAACACCATTGCATCGGGGATTAACGTTTTAACACATAAACATTGGAGGACATGTTTTAACCAGAGCACCTTCCTTTAACAAAAATGCTATTATGAGATATTGACAATGTTAAATTTTTCCTGAGCTCTGTGATCCTGAGAAACAGTGAAAGTTAAACCCCCAGCTCTCTGTGTTCCAGAAAACAGCATCCTGCAAAGAAGTCTCCTACTCCATGTGACTTAGGTAAGACTCAGGGGATGCCTCCCCTGTTTACTTGTGACAAGGCCTGACACGAGACCCTCGAGATTTCCATTATTTGCCTCATAAGTGATTAGCTGAGCTTCTTGTTCCCACCGATCAGTAGGAACAACATGCTTGTTACCCAAGATTTGGCAGATTCCCTTCTTCCTCCAGATCCTTGAACTCTGATCAACCCTCAGTCTGAGCCAGCAGAGAACCTTAATGGCCCTTTCTGTGAATAGGCTGACCCCAGGCAAACATTCTCGGATGCACTATCTGGTCATCCCACATACTCACATCAGCTTCTTTGTAGGATTGCTCACTGCTCCTTTAATAGAAAGCTTCTTCTTGCCTAACTCTTAAGATGCTTGTGGATCTTACGGCTGGGGTGTCCTCCCTTTGCAATATCCCCTCACCACATTGCAAGAAGCCTTTTGACTAAAGTCTTTCTTCATCAAGTCAGGATGTTTTTTCCCcaagctttactgaggtataattgacaaataatattttcatatatttagggTGTACGATGTGAGGTTTGGATATATGCATACACTATGAAattattaccacaatcaagttaattaagacatccatcacctcacatagttttTTGTGTGGTGAGACACTTGAGATCTAGTCTCTTAGCAAACTTCAAGTGCACAATATACTATTATTAACTGTATTACCATGGTGTCCATTCGGCCTTCAGTACTTATCCATCTTATGGCTGAAAGTGTGCACCTTTTGACCGGtatctcctctttttcttcaccACACGCCCAGCCCTTGataaccaccactctactctctgttactatgaatttgactttttaacaAAATATCCCACAGACAagagagatcatgcagtatttgtccttctgtgcctggcttgcttCACTTAGCTTATTGTCTTCgaagtttattcatgttgttgcaaatggcaggttttccttctttttaaagactgaataatatttgaCATTCTATAGATTACACTTCTTCATCTGTCAGTAGGTACTTAGGTTATTTTCATGTCTTGGCGgttgtggataatgctgcaatgaacatgggagttcagatatCTCTTAGGGATAgtaattatatttcctttggatatatacccacaaataagattgctggatcatatggtagcatATTTAGTCACTTAATTTTCGGGGGTGGCGAGAATACACAatggtgccaagaacacacaacgGGGAAAGGATAGATTcatcaataaatagtgttggcaaaactggatatccacaagcaagagaatgaaattggacccttatcttacaccatacacaacaaccaattcaaaacaaattaaagacttaaagataaGACCTGAAACGAGAAGAAAACATAGACGAAAACTTCCTTGATATTgttctgggcaatgattttttggatctGGCACCAAAAGTGAAACTGACACTCAAATAGAAAGAGAGTCGATTTTATAATTTAGCTTAAGCTTAGATGTTAAATTAGGAAGGAGTtaaaaggtttttgttgttgctgactTTGCTTGCCACGTAGCCTGAacttaatgattaaataaaagacattgaGCTAGGAGTCTCCAAATGCTCTTCCTCCTTTTTGACCTCTAAAGATAACGTGACTTATGTACAGGTTACAAGCTGTTTGTCTTAAGATGTCTTGCAGAACCTAGAAGCAGATCCCAGCAGCCTCAGCTGGCTCAAACTGGATGAAGCCAAAGACCCCTACACTGGCCCTGTGTAACTGTCCAATGACTGACCTATTGACATCAGAAGGCCTAAAACTCCACCTCCTCATCATGCTAATGCTGCCATTTTTGAACATGCATCCCATGAAAAAGCATGATGAGCCTACTGTGCATGCCCAAGAGACTTTCCAGAttcctctttctttgttctttgcctCCATTAATCACCTTTCTATTTCTTTACGTCTCCTCTACCAATCATATTTCCCCATGGCTGTGACTTTCCTGCAAACTTTGCCTTAAATATACCTCACTCCACGCCATCAGGAAGATGGATTTGACATATATAAATATCTTACTTTCTCACTTGGTCAGCCTTGTGAATAAAGCATTTCTCTACTACAAAGGCCCATACTTCAGTGATTGGCTTTCTCTGCATGTGGGCAACAAATTCCATTTGGTTTGTTAacaaaaaagcacaggcaacaaaagtaaaaaattaataaatgggactacatcaaaccaaaaaactttctgcaaagaaaacaatcaacaaagtgcaAAGGAAGTCTacagaatttgagaaaatatttgtaaaccacttatccaataagggattaatatccaaaatatataaggaactcatacaactcaatagaaaaaataaacaactcaattaaaaaacgggcaaaagagctgaatagacatttctcaaaagaagacatacaaatcgcCAACAGTtttgtgaaaagatgttcaaaatcactaatcatcacagaaatgcaaatcaaaaccacaatgagatatgatcTCGTACCTGTTAGAATcatcaaagagacagaaaataacacatgctggcaatctcctacattgttggtgggaatgtaaattggtacaaccattatggaaaacggtacaGAGGTTCCTCATAGAACCAAAAAGCGAATTCccttatgattcagcaatccaACTTCTGCTTATATATCCAAagggatttatttttatctggCAGTTAATGATTCTGCATCTCTGATAATGTGCTGACTGTCCCTTGGACCCCTATCTTCACCTGAGGGTTCATGCTGGTAATGAATGAGTCTGGTGGGATTCCCTTTTATGATCAGCCAATGTGCAAGGGGTCGTCTTAGGGGAATCCCCAACCTATGTGGGTCTGAGTGCTCACCACTATAGGATTGCCAATCACACCTGCCAGACAGAACTCAAAGGAAAgacttttaattttggaaaatgttgaccaggagacagagggtgAAGTCCCCAGTCAactgtataaattaaatattcctaAAACTCCCggaaatttaaaaactaaccaaaatgttttaaaaattcaacttcaCGTACCTTAGGTAAatgtttggcaaaaaaaaaaaaaaaaaagtttaatattgTTGGTTTAATAAAAGCAGTCATGACCCTGAGTTATCAGCATTAAGCATAATAcaactatacatatttatttaacctGGTATGTGggtatgttcccccaaaacttagaaTGGACTTACTAGAAAAATGAGCtaacataatatttattaaacatttaaaataataaaaaatatacatataaatttgagTTTAATCACATCGAGTCATTATTCTGACAacctttatttcaaaaatacttatatttttcaACCCACAatgtagggaaggaaaaataatttgttttataagatgtctggataaaaataatttccaatttcATGGGGTTAACTTAAAACCTTAGACTAGGGTAAATTAAGTAGGAGATATTCATTAAATAGCTAGATCATTTATAAGTGAGAtaaaacactgaaacaataaacaataaatgtaagtttatatactttttcttattatttttatatggtacagaaaagctaaaaatattacAGTTCGTTAATAAATATGTTCTTTCTTTACACACTGTGAAATTTTATTGTAAGGAAGTATATACCTATAAACAATTGTGGGATATATATTCCCAATCCTTGCCAGTCTGCCATAAAATGCTGGCTCATGACGGATGGTTTATAATGATccactttcttgttttctctgtaaaataatagtgactaatattttaaaattataatcagtactcataagtgaaataaaaacaggtaGAGTATCCTTTATCCGAAATGCTTGTGAGCAAAAGtgtagattttggatttttttcagattttggactatttgcagaatacatactggttgagcatccgccatctggaaatctgaaatctgaagtgCTCCAATCAGTATTTCCTTTAAACAGCaggttggtgctcaaaaagtttcagattttggagcattttggatttcagattttagaattgGGTGATGCTTAACCTGTAGACACAATAATGGCAAAGGGAAACAACATTGCATGCACTGCATGCAAGATAAGTTTttgttaaggaaaaagaaagtaattttatcCTCAGGTAAAATGAGTGGTTGTTCCTAATGAGATGAATGGACACAGCAAGTTGCAAAACATTAATTAGAAAGGAATTTAATTACTCATGGTCAAGACTGGGTAAAATGTGATGGGTTTGTTtataagattatttaaaaaaactgcCTGAGTattaaaatttggttttctctctgttaaaatgACAAAATCGTCATGGATTACTGTTCTGCTCTTAATAATAGGTGGTAAAAGATGTTCATTTACCTTCTGAGTAGCAAGGACGGGGCGGAGCCCAAGAGACTCAGGACCCCGAACTGCCCCAAGCGCGCCCATCCGGCCCGTTcccctgtcctgggcagtgtcTGCTGGTTCGGCTCGAGCAGGTCCTGTCCCTCTCTTTGGTCCAGCCTAAACGCCCCAGCAGGTGACGTCGCCGCACGCCATGCCCGCCCCTTTCCCACGGCCACACTGGTCTGCGCCGCTTTGGCTCGTGCAGACCCCGCCCCTCACCGCCGGGCACCCTCTACCGCCCTTGGGCTCTCTAGCCCCGCCTCCCGGCGCGCAGCACAGCCccgcccactcccaccactgtgACGCACGCGTGACGCCTGCGTGACGCCAGCGCGGTTGCTCCCCAGGCGCGCGCGCTGCCCCCGCCCTGCTGCTAGGCGGCCGTTGATAGGCTTGTGTAGACAGGCCCCGGCCGCCCGCAGGCCTTTGCCGCCCGCAGGCCTTCGCCTCCCGCATCCCAGTGCCGGCTGCACCCGTCATGGACGACAATCGGGTTGTGTCGGACCCCGAGCTGGCCGCCCTTCTGCGCTATTTCATCCCGCACGGGAACGTCTTGGGTGCGCGGCGGCCGGCGGCGGTCGGGTCACCTCCCGGGACCTGCTCTCTGCGTTTCGGCCCGCTCCTTCCTCCGCACCGGTTCCCCGTGTACCCCCTACGCTGTCCCCCAGGTTTCCTTCCCATACCCCTGACCGCCCTGCGCCCCGTGTCTGGCCAGGCTCCACTGACAATCTCTTGGAAGAGGAAATCTTCAAGTACATGACCCAGAGGCGGAGGAGGCTTTCGCCCTCTAACTCGTCTGCCTCCTCCTATGGGTTCTCCAGTGAGACCCAGCCCCAGAGGCCCGCCTGGCCACGCATGGGATGGGAAAGGGGCATGGGCGACGGGGAGGATGGGTCGGGAGTGTGTGGCAAGGGCGTTGGCTGATTGGGgcgctggggagaagggaggaaagccTGAGAGGCACATGGACTGTTCCTCCTAACCCATTCAGACTTGGATTCAGCTCTCAAGGGCTTGTCGGATATGGACAATCTGCCCGAGAAAGAGGACACCTTACTTGCCCAGAGCATCGGTaaggcagggatggggtgggcacCCTTATACCTTCATCCCACTCCGTCAGGGACCCCAGTCTCAGGGAGAACCTgattccccaacccccaccacccCTCAGCAGCCCTGGAAGGGAGAAACTTTGTCATAGGCCCATAATGGGATTCAGATTAGGTCCATTAGGCCAAGCAGGGGACAGTGATGCTTCTGCTGCTAACCATGCCCTCCTTCCTAAGGTTGTAATGAGGAATACTATGAGGAGAGTTACCTGACCGCCAGGACTTCCGGGGAGGCTGATTCTGTGGGTACGTCCAAGGGCTTCCACCAGCAGGGGACTTCGCTCTCAGTTGCTGACACCTTCCACCACCAGGTGAGCTAGCTGTCAGGCATCCTGTACTTTGATCGGACCTGAGTGGACCATAGCTGGGTTTGGGCAAATACAGTGCAGTAGGGGGGGGCACTGAGTGCACCCTTCATTCTCTGGGGAGAGTTAGGGTCAGCAGACAACTGTTTGGTCAGGGCCCTACTTTGGGGAGTCGTGAGAACTATTTGACGAGAGTGCATGGGACGGCACATGGCCTGGACCCTGGTTTGAGATCTAGGCTCGTGCTCTTTCTGAAAATCCTTAGGGTAGAAAGGAGGGTGCTGTTGTACAGGCAGTCAGGACAGTCACTGAGCAAGTGGGAAGGCCCCGCAAACAAAAGGCCGGGAACCCAGGAGGTTCTGGAAGGGGCAGGTCCCTGGCCTTTAAGCAATGGTCTGAATGGGCTGGCCAAGGAAGTTTGGACTGAGGGATATGATAGGGCCATGGTGATCCCACCAATCGGTTCCCTCACCCTGACTTCCTTCTGCAGATTCGAGATGACagtcttttgtcttcttctgaagaGGACAGCAAGGATAGGTGAGTAATGAAGAGGCACACGGATGGGGCTGGTTCAGGGCCCAGGCTCTCCTGGCCCACTTGCTCCCCTGTTTTCCTCAGGGAACACCCCGTGTATGGCTTGGACAGTTCCTACCAGAGCGTCGCACACTACCGCCACATTTCCAGCATCTCCAAGAGCTCCCAGGACCTGTCCTATTATCCTacatcctcatcctcctcctctttatcTTCATCTTCATGTTCCTGCCCTTCATGTCTCACCCAATACACCATCCAGCCAGGAAAGCAGGCCCTTAGGGTCCCGCTCTGGGGCCAGCTGCTGCTTTTCCT is a window of Cynocephalus volans isolate mCynVol1 chromosome X, mCynVol1.pri, whole genome shotgun sequence DNA encoding:
- the LOC134367267 gene encoding emerin-like isoform X1; this translates as MDDNRVVSDPELAALLRYFIPHGNVLGARRPAAVGSPPGTCSLRFGPLLPPHRFPVYPLRCPPDLDSALKGLSDMDNLPEKEDTLLAQSIGCNEEYYEESYLTARTSGEADSVGTSKGFHQQGTSLSVADTFHHQIRDDSLLSSSEEDSKDREHPVYGLDSSYQSVAHYRHISSISKSSQDLSYYPTSSSSSSLSSSSCSCPSCLTQYTIQPGKQALRVPLWGQLLLFLLLVALLLFVYYYWKFREGKAF
- the LOC134367267 gene encoding emerin-like isoform X2, which translates into the protein MDDNRVVSDPELAALLRYFIPHGNVLDLDSALKGLSDMDNLPEKEDTLLAQSIGCNEEYYEESYLTARTSGEADSVGTSKGFHQQGTSLSVADTFHHQIRDDSLLSSSEEDSKDREHPVYGLDSSYQSVAHYRHISSISKSSQDLSYYPTSSSSSSLSSSSCSCPSCLTQYTIQPGKQALRVPLWGQLLLFLLLVALLLFVYYYWKFREGKAF